A genome region from Ammoniphilus oxalaticus includes the following:
- a CDS encoding glycerate kinase, translated as MKIIIAPDSFKGSASAPEVAVAIERGVKNALPQAETVLVPVADGGEGTMDSLVSATGGHFVEVTVKGPLQAPVQAAFGVLGDGVTCVIEMASASGLYLVSDAERDPLKATTYGTGELIKKALDDGYRRFILAIGGSATNDGGVGMLQALGLQVFDQQGAAVGYGGGVLDQIQQIDQSGWDPRIAKSEFLIASDVQNPLVGPDGASYVFGPQKGATPEMVKQLDHNLKHWADLVEREKGVRLHDLPGAGAAGGIGGAFQAFFPSEMKRGIDIVIEFTKLEEKMQGAHLVFTGEGQIDYQTASGKTPMGVAQAAQKQGIPVVVIAGSIGEGIDTLYQYGITSIHSLVNAPMSLEDAMTRAEELLEQRAEQIIRTAALLAPKV; from the coding sequence GTGAAAATTATTATCGCGCCAGATTCGTTTAAAGGGAGCGCATCGGCGCCAGAGGTCGCTGTTGCGATTGAAAGAGGAGTTAAGAACGCGTTGCCGCAAGCAGAAACAGTGCTTGTTCCTGTCGCTGACGGCGGGGAAGGCACAATGGATAGTTTAGTTTCGGCCACAGGCGGGCATTTTGTGGAAGTTACTGTGAAGGGACCGCTGCAGGCGCCTGTTCAGGCGGCGTTTGGTGTGCTAGGCGATGGCGTTACGTGCGTAATAGAAATGGCGAGCGCTTCAGGACTGTATCTTGTTTCCGATGCAGAGAGGGATCCGCTCAAAGCGACAACCTATGGAACAGGAGAATTAATTAAAAAGGCGTTAGATGATGGGTATCGTCGGTTTATATTAGCGATCGGCGGCAGCGCTACCAATGATGGAGGCGTCGGTATGTTGCAGGCGCTTGGATTGCAAGTTTTTGATCAACAAGGAGCCGCGGTTGGTTATGGCGGTGGCGTCCTCGATCAGATACAGCAAATCGATCAAAGTGGTTGGGATCCAAGAATTGCGAAAAGCGAGTTTTTAATTGCGAGTGATGTGCAAAATCCGTTGGTTGGTCCCGACGGGGCATCGTATGTATTCGGACCGCAAAAAGGGGCCACGCCAGAAATGGTCAAGCAGTTGGATCATAATCTGAAACATTGGGCTGATCTCGTTGAGCGGGAAAAAGGAGTTCGACTGCATGATTTGCCAGGAGCGGGAGCCGCGGGTGGGATTGGCGGCGCATTTCAGGCCTTTTTCCCTTCGGAAATGAAACGTGGGATTGATATCGTTATTGAATTCACGAAATTAGAGGAAAAAATGCAGGGTGCCCATCTTGTGTTTACAGGTGAGGGTCAGATCGACTATCAAACGGCTTCTGGAAAGACGCCGATGGGTGTAGCCCAAGCGGCCCAAAAACAGGGGATTCCTGTTGTCGTGATTGCCGGGTCAATCGGTGAAGGAATTGATACGCTTTATCAATACGGGATTACAAGCATTCACAGTCTCGTTAACGCGCCAATGTCATTGGAAGATGCAATGACCCGCGCGGAGGAATTACTTGAACAAAGAGCGGAACAAATCATTCGTACAGCCGCTTTATTAGCTCCAAAAGTATAG